In Thiospirochaeta perfilievii, a single window of DNA contains:
- a CDS encoding carbohydrate ABC transporter permease, with product MKNSNQINKQTIPTKIGINAIFIAFVLFTTYPLFWLGYSSLKTKQEIQNAPLAFPEVIQWGNFSEAWEVGNIGLGYLNSTIYLVFTLIIVVMGSMMAAYVFAKSPFKRLTLILKSAVGLGILISTQSVLIPLFLMLRSAGLTGDNARLGIILTYSAVGMPMAVFMATDFIKGLPDSLVESAQIDGAGRFLTFFHIILPMTKPVMATVAIITALGTWNEFLLGFILSNRFTKALPPTIIAFANPRTPEYHLQMAGLVISIVPMIILYAIFNKHITKGVVGGAIKG from the coding sequence GTGAAAAACTCAAATCAGATAAATAAACAAACAATCCCAACAAAAATAGGAATAAATGCAATTTTTATAGCTTTTGTATTATTTACCACTTATCCTTTATTTTGGCTTGGTTACTCATCTCTTAAAACAAAACAGGAGATTCAGAATGCACCTTTAGCTTTCCCGGAAGTAATACAGTGGGGAAACTTTTCAGAAGCATGGGAAGTTGGTAATATTGGTTTAGGTTATTTAAACTCTACTATATATCTTGTATTTACACTTATTATTGTTGTTATGGGCTCTATGATGGCAGCTTATGTATTTGCTAAATCCCCATTTAAAAGACTTACACTTATTTTAAAATCTGCTGTTGGATTAGGTATACTAATATCTACACAGTCTGTTTTAATACCACTGTTTTTAATGTTAAGATCCGCTGGTTTAACAGGAGACAATGCTAGATTAGGAATTATTTTAACTTACTCTGCCGTTGGTATGCCTATGGCTGTATTTATGGCTACTGACTTTATTAAAGGTTTACCAGACTCTCTAGTTGAATCTGCTCAGATTGATGGAGCTGGAAGATTTTTAACATTTTTCCACATTATATTACCAATGACAAAACCTGTAATGGCAACTGTTGCTATAATTACTGCTCTTGGTACTTGGAACGAATTTTTACTTGGATTTATATTATCAAATAGATTTACTAAGGCATTACCACCTACGATTATTGCATTTGCTAACCCTAGGACTCCAGAGTATCACTTACAAATGGCCGGTTTAGTAATTTCAATTGTACCTATGATAATTTTATATGCAATTTTTAATAAGCATATAACTAAAGGTGTAGTTGGAGGAGCAATTAAGGGATAG
- a CDS encoding carbohydrate ABC transporter permease, producing MKNKLRKRGDLLFYIVMVAPCMVLYLAIIAGPILASLGIAFTNNDFRPNQEWGFIGFDNFKVIFSDPVFWLGFKNNMLVVALSVFGQIPLGLLLAYFLFRNMVKAPGFYQAMVFMPQVISTVVIGRIFQSFFDIRGAATGLVRLITNDPKFTFRWFLEPGQAMIPILIGMLFIYTGFYMLMFLANMQKLDGGIVEAASIDGASEMQIFARIIAPALSGIIIINSILAIAGSLKSFDLIYAMAPNDGKGLGNNNIVLATYMYHRGFKAYKMAFGSAVSVIIVSISLVLIAISNWAGKKLDPLQEA from the coding sequence GTGAAAAACAAATTACGTAAAAGAGGGGACCTTCTATTCTACATAGTTATGGTAGCTCCTTGCATGGTGCTTTACTTGGCAATTATTGCAGGGCCTATATTAGCTAGTTTAGGTATAGCCTTTACAAACAATGACTTTAGACCTAATCAGGAGTGGGGTTTTATTGGATTTGATAATTTTAAAGTAATCTTTTCAGATCCTGTATTTTGGCTTGGTTTTAAAAACAATATGTTAGTTGTTGCTCTATCTGTTTTTGGTCAAATACCTCTTGGTCTATTATTAGCTTATTTCTTATTTAGAAATATGGTTAAAGCTCCTGGTTTTTATCAGGCTATGGTTTTTATGCCTCAAGTTATATCTACAGTAGTTATTGGACGAATCTTTCAAAGTTTCTTTGATATAAGAGGTGCTGCTACAGGGCTTGTAAGACTTATTACAAATGACCCTAAATTTACTTTTAGATGGTTCTTAGAGCCAGGGCAGGCTATGATTCCTATACTGATTGGTATGTTATTTATATATACTGGTTTTTATATGTTAATGTTTTTAGCTAATATGCAAAAATTAGATGGTGGGATAGTTGAAGCTGCTTCTATTGATGGTGCATCTGAGATGCAGATTTTTGCTAGAATAATAGCTCCTGCACTATCTGGAATAATAATTATTAATTCAATTCTAGCTATTGCTGGATCGTTAAAGAGTTTCGATTTAATCTATGCAATGGCACCAAATGATGGTAAAGGGCTTGGTAATAATAATATTGTTTTGGCTACTTATATGTATCATAGAGGTTTTAAAGCATATAAAATGGCATTTGGATCCGCAGTTTCTGTGATAATTGTATCAATAAGTTTAGTTCTTATTGCTATATCAAACTGGGCAGGTAAAAAACTCGACCCACTTCAGGAGGCTTAA
- a CDS encoding ABC transporter substrate-binding protein, with translation MKIRNVVLMLMVALLTVGSAFASNNAETSEKVKLVVLGYGDASTPDGKQFQINIENFIAANPEIEVEWDMQYDELYHQKLQAMLAGGEQLDLAYMWNGGSRHQPVKDAGEEIDQLQFVDATQYDPAALIGGGANGELFSIPVSKGAHTVMYSNDDLLKELGLTVAKTYEEMLAQNEIAKAAGKFALAYPGATAWAHNTFVYSVLVGRFGGAQHAKDLIAKKAKFTDEPTVKAFEFIKKMYDDGLVTEDTLQADYGVSLAQFNNNEALYFIDGGWRAAQVTLPNFTWNKFFAVPGEVAPGSGNGGYSAGYSIMKSATLDPARKAAATKLLQYMTGEDASIVRALYSGAVPTFKVKGDIVYKEGTEPAAEYIASLSQITDTVGDYIDGTTNGHYCDGIIEIWLGTKTPMQLAEETQAIYEAN, from the coding sequence AATGTTGTTTTAATGTTAATGGTTGCTTTATTAACAGTTGGAAGTGCTTTTGCAAGTAACAATGCAGAAACATCTGAAAAAGTAAAATTAGTTGTTTTAGGTTATGGGGACGCAAGTACTCCTGATGGTAAGCAGTTTCAAATTAATATTGAGAACTTTATCGCTGCAAACCCTGAGATTGAAGTTGAATGGGATATGCAATACGACGAGTTATATCACCAAAAATTACAAGCTATGTTAGCTGGTGGTGAGCAATTAGATCTTGCATATATGTGGAATGGTGGTTCAAGACATCAACCTGTTAAAGATGCTGGTGAAGAGATTGATCAATTACAATTTGTTGATGCAACACAATATGATCCTGCTGCTTTAATTGGTGGTGGTGCTAATGGTGAATTATTTTCAATTCCTGTATCAAAAGGTGCTCATACAGTTATGTACTCTAACGATGACTTATTAAAAGAGTTAGGTTTAACTGTTGCTAAAACTTATGAAGAGATGTTAGCTCAAAACGAAATTGCTAAAGCTGCTGGTAAATTTGCATTAGCTTACCCAGGTGCTACAGCATGGGCTCACAATACTTTTGTATACTCTGTATTAGTTGGTCGATTTGGTGGAGCTCAACACGCTAAAGACTTAATTGCTAAAAAAGCTAAGTTTACTGATGAGCCTACTGTAAAAGCATTTGAATTTATTAAGAAAATGTACGATGATGGTCTTGTAACAGAAGATACATTACAAGCAGACTACGGTGTATCTTTAGCTCAGTTTAATAACAACGAAGCTTTATACTTTATTGATGGTGGTTGGAGAGCTGCTCAAGTAACTCTTCCTAACTTTACATGGAACAAATTCTTTGCTGTACCAGGTGAAGTTGCTCCAGGTTCAGGAAACGGTGGTTATTCTGCTGGTTACTCTATCATGAAGTCTGCTACTTTAGATCCAGCAAGAAAAGCTGCTGCAACTAAATTATTACAATATATGACTGGAGAAGATGCTTCTATTGTAAGAGCATTATACTCTGGTGCTGTACCAACATTTAAAGTAAAAGGTGATATTGTTTACAAAGAAGGAACTGAGCCAGCTGCTGAATATATTGCTAGCTTAAGTCAAATTACTGATACTGTTGGTGACTATATCGATGGTACTACAAATGGTCACTACTGTGACGGTATAATTGAAATCTGGTTAGGAACTAAAACTCCTATGCAGTTAGCTGAAGAGACACAGGCTATCTACGAAGCAAACTAG